A region of the Nitrososphaerota archaeon genome:
TGGGTAAGCTTGTGAGCAGCTAAAACCCTGCTCTGAGCGGATCCTGCGGCTTCATAACTTCCCTAAGTAGTGATGTTATGTAGCAACCCTTTCCTAAGATGGTTTTGAGTAATAAGACCTCCTCTGCAACTTCTATGTGGAGTTCTGTTAGCAGAATGGTTGCTGCTCTAATATCTCCTCCTACACTCAACTCAGGCATCTCGTCGATGTAGAAGCTTCTGGGCGAACCCTCCTCCTCTAACAGAACCTTTGAGGCGTATAACCCAAGTCTACCAAAATCTTCCTTTTTGAAGTTGTAGCCTACGAGTGGGCAGAGCAGCACTACCTCCTTCGATTTGATCATCTTCTCCTCAGCCCTCTTAACACCTAGCATCCTTACCCCACGAACCTCTGCATACAGATCTGAGCGGTAGATTGACGATAGATCAGCGTCGTCTTCGATCGCTGCGCTTAGGGTTCTATTGAATATATAGGACTGGTAGGCGTTTACAAAGAGTCTTCTAACGCGCAGAGGTATCGACCTTATCGCCTTAATGTAGTTGTTGGGCTTAGCTTTAAGGCTTCTTAGAACTTGCCGCTCCAGATCTAGAGTTAGAGGTAGATCGTCGAGGTCTGCCTTTAGATGGTCTTCACTCAGAATTCTTCTCGCTTGCTGGATATCGTCTTTCTCTTCATCCGTGGTGTAGGTTAGTAAGATATTGACCGCTTCATCGAACCGCCTTTTAACCAACGCCCTTCCTATTAGGTGTGTCACAGGTCTTCTTGAGCCGAAGCGTTGGTAACCAAAGTAATTCGGAACCCCCTTATCTACCACATTGTCGATTATG
Encoded here:
- the truD gene encoding tRNA pseudouridine(13) synthase TruD, giving the protein MKPPPLDKSIGMTVYATPYEGIGGRLRAVLEDFLVEEVLDDIVFKHVSEQPKKQGSYVLYSLTKRGLDTLHAVRIVEKSFGARVNYLGIKDANAITTQYITIAAESERDRIRLPDRLTLKKLGYLPYPLSRRHLVGNRFHIRIRDVEREEKLPHIIDNVVDKGVPNYFGYQRFGSRRPVTHLIGRALVKRRFDEAVNILLTYTTDEEKDDIQQARRILSEDHLKADLDDLPLTLDLERQVLRSLKAKPNNYIKAIRSIPLRVRRLFVNAYQSYIFNRTLSAAIEDDADLSSIYRSDLYAEVRGVRMLGVKRAEEKMIKSKEVVLLCPLVGYNFKKEDFGRLGLYASKVLLEEEGSPRSFYIDEMPELSVGGDIRAATILLTELHIEVAEEVLLLKTILGKGCYITSLLREVMKPQDPLRAGF